Part of the Streptomyces sp. NBC_01460 genome, CGTACGGCTCAGGGCAGGCGCCGTGGGGCGATGCCCAGGCGGCGGTCCTTGAGCGCCGGGAACTGCTCCCGGGTGGTGGTCGCCTTCGCGGGGTCGAACTCCACGGTGAGCACCTCCTCGCCCGCTCCGGCCTCGGCCAGCACCTCGCCCCAGGGGTCGACGACGATGCTGTGCCCCGCCTGCTGGACCCTCGCATGGGTGCCCGAGGACCCCACGGCCAGGACGTACGCCTGGTTCTCCACGGCCCGGGCCTGCGCCAGCAGCGTCCAGTGCGAGCGACGGCGCTCCGGCCAGCCGGCGGAGACGACCATGGTCTCGGCGCCCGCGTCGACGAGCCCCCGGAACTGCTCGGGGAAGCGCAGGTCGTAGCAGGTGGCGAGGCCGAGGGTGGTCTCCGGCAGGGCGACGGTGACGAGCTCCTCACCGGCGCCCATCATCACCGCCTCGCCCTTGTCGAAGCCGAACCGGTGGATCTTCCGGTACGAGGCGGCCCGCTCGCCCTCGGGAGAGAACACCAGCGAGGTGTTGTAGAGAGTGCCGTCCTCGGCGCGCTCGACGAAGGAGCCGGCGTGCAGCCAGACCCCGGCCTCGGCCGCGGCCTTCGCCATGATGTCGTGCGTGGGCCCCTGCAGGGGCTCGGCCTCGTCGGCGAAGGTGGTGTAGGCGAAGGCGCCCACCGTCCAGAGTTCGGGGAGGACGACGAGGTCCGCACCCCGCTGGGCCACGACCAGTGAAGCCGCGCGCTCTCTACGGGAATGGGCCGATTCATCCTGGTTTACAGCGATCTGGATGAGAGAGGCGTGCACACTACCACCGTCCTGGCATGGAAGCCGTCAACGCGGGCCTACGATCGTCACACGAAAGCACTGCCGGGGTGCCTGCTCGCAGCGTAACTTAGCGAGCGAACCTCCCACGCAGCCCGCCGACAGCACCGTCGGTGCCGGCCGTCCCGCCGGCACTCCTGCTCTCCAGCCCATGCACCGCAGAACCGCACGAGGGGTCCCGTGACCGTCCATCCCAGCCTCCAGACCTATGCCGATGCCTGGACCCACTCCGTCGAGTCGATAGCCGAGCTGGTCAAGCCACTTGCCGAGGGGGAGTGGAACCGCCGGACGCCCTGCCCGGGCTGGTCGATACGCGACATCGTCTCGCACGTCATCGGCATGGAGTGCGAGCAGCTCGGCGACCCCCGTCCGATCCACACGCTGCCGCGCGACCTCTACCACGTGCAGAACGACCACCAGCGCTACATGGAGATGCAGGTCGACGTACGGCGCCACCACACGGCGCCCGAGATGACCTCGGAGCTCGACTACACGCTCATCCGGCGCATGCGCCAGCTGCGCAACGAGTCGCGCGACCCCGAGACCATGGTGCGGGCGCCCCTCGGCGCCGAGCAGACGCTGGAACTGGCGCTGCGCATGCGCGCCTTCGACGTCTGGGTGCACGAGCAGGATCTGCGTACGACGCTGGGGCAGCCCGGCAACCTGGACTCCCCCGGCGCCCTGATCGTCCGGGACACCCTGCTGGTCGGCCTGGCGAAGGTCGTCGCCAAGGACGCGGGCGCGCCGCCCAACTCGGCCGTGGTCTTCGATGTGCACGGCCCCCTGGAATTCCTGCGCACGGTCAGGGTCGACGGCGAGGGCCGTGGCTCGGTCGACGGCGCTCCGTCACTGGGGCCCGCGGCGACCCTCGCCATGGACTGGGAGACGTACTACCGGCTGGCCTGCGGCAGGGTCCGGGCCCAGGCCGTGGAGGACCTGGTCAAGATCGAGGGCGACCAGGACCTGGGCGCCGAGATCCTGCGCCACTTCGCCGTGACCCCGTAGCGCGGCACCCGGCCGCCGGCGGACCCGGGCGGGCCCGCCGGCGGGGGCGCGTTCAGGCGGGCACGTGCACGGCTTCGACCCGGCTGACGACGTGGTGGTCGCGTTCGCGGTGCGTGGCGACGGCGTGCAGCCGCAGGATCTGCACGACGCCGAGCGCCTCCAGGACGAAGACCGAGGCGAACGCGACGCGGTAGTTGTCCCCGGTCGCGTCGAGCAGGACCCCGACCGCGAAGAGGGTCGTCATCGAGGCGACGAAGCCGCCCATGTTGACGATCCCGGAAGCGGTGCCCTGGCGCTCCGGGGGATTGGCGGGCCGGCCGAAGTCGAAGCCGATCATGGACGCCGGGCCGCAGGACCCCAGCACCACGCACAGGGTGATCAGCAGCCACATCGGCGCGTGGTCGCCGGGGTAGAAGATCGTGGTCGCCCAGAGCAGCGCGGTCATCGCGACCGTGCCGAGGGCCAGCGGGGCGCGGGCCGCGTGGTGGCGGGCGATGATCTGCCCGTAGACGAGCCCCACCACCATGTTGGAGAGCACCACCAGGGTGAGCAGCTCACCGGCGGTGCCCCGGCTCAGCCCCTGTGCCTCGACCAGGAACGGCATGCCCCACAGCAGCAGGAAGACCATGGCGGGGAACTGCGTGGTGAAGTGCACCCACATGCCCAGACGGGTGCCCGGCTCCCTCCAGGAGGCGGCGATCTGCTTCCGCACGTACGCCGCTCCGGCGTGCTCCGCGGGCGGCGGCTCGTGGCCCTCGGGGTGGTCCTTGAGGAAGAGGAGCAGCAGCACGAGCACCACCACACCGGCCAGCGAGCTGCCGACGAAGGTCGTGGTCCAGCCGAAGCCGTGCAGCGCGCGGGCGATGAAGAGCGTCGAGACGAGGTTGCCCGCCATCCCGAAGAGCGCGGCCACCTGCCCGATGAGCGGCCCGCGCCGGGCCGGGAACCACCTGGCGCCGAGCCGCAGCACGCTGATGAACGTCATGGCGTCGCCGCAGCCGAGGAGCGCGCGGGAGGCGAGCGCCATGCCGTACGAGGGGGAGAGCGCGAAGCCCAGCTGCCCCAGCGTGAAGAGCACGACCCCGAGGGTGAGGACCTTCTTGGTGCCGAGCCGGTCGACCATCAGGCCCACGGGTATCTGCATACCGGCGTAGACGAGCAACTGGAGGATGGAGAACGTCGACAGGGCGGAGGCGTTGACG contains:
- a CDS encoding carbon-nitrogen family hydrolase, with the protein product MHASLIQIAVNQDESAHSRRERAASLVVAQRGADLVVLPELWTVGAFAYTTFADEAEPLQGPTHDIMAKAAAEAGVWLHAGSFVERAEDGTLYNTSLVFSPEGERAASYRKIHRFGFDKGEAVMMGAGEELVTVALPETTLGLATCYDLRFPEQFRGLVDAGAETMVVSAGWPERRRSHWTLLAQARAVENQAYVLAVGSSGTHARVQQAGHSIVVDPWGEVLAEAGAGEEVLTVEFDPAKATTTREQFPALKDRRLGIAPRRLP
- a CDS encoding maleylpyruvate isomerase family mycothiol-dependent enzyme, with protein sequence MTVHPSLQTYADAWTHSVESIAELVKPLAEGEWNRRTPCPGWSIRDIVSHVIGMECEQLGDPRPIHTLPRDLYHVQNDHQRYMEMQVDVRRHHTAPEMTSELDYTLIRRMRQLRNESRDPETMVRAPLGAEQTLELALRMRAFDVWVHEQDLRTTLGQPGNLDSPGALIVRDTLLVGLAKVVAKDAGAPPNSAVVFDVHGPLEFLRTVRVDGEGRGSVDGAPSLGPAATLAMDWETYYRLACGRVRAQAVEDLVKIEGDQDLGAEILRHFAVTP
- a CDS encoding MFS transporter — encoded protein: MSSAAPTLSLPGDPPGGRRAAWIWGIGVAVYFVAIIFRTSLGVAGLDAADRFDVNASALSTFSILQLLVYAGMQIPVGLMVDRLGTKKVLTLGVVLFTLGQLGFALSPSYGMALASRALLGCGDAMTFISVLRLGARWFPARRGPLIGQVAALFGMAGNLVSTLFIARALHGFGWTTTFVGSSLAGVVVLVLLLLFLKDHPEGHEPPPAEHAGAAYVRKQIAASWREPGTRLGMWVHFTTQFPAMVFLLLWGMPFLVEAQGLSRGTAGELLTLVVLSNMVVGLVYGQIIARHHAARAPLALGTVAMTALLWATTIFYPGDHAPMWLLITLCVVLGSCGPASMIGFDFGRPANPPERQGTASGIVNMGGFVASMTTLFAVGVLLDATGDNYRVAFASVFVLEALGVVQILRLHAVATHRERDHHVVSRVEAVHVPA